The proteins below come from a single Kosakonia sp. SMBL-WEM22 genomic window:
- the arcB gene encoding aerobic respiration two-component sensor histidine kinase ArcB — MKQIRLLAQYYVDLMMKLGLVRFSMLLALALVVLAIVVQMAVTMVLQGQVERIDVIRSIFFGLLITPWAVYFLSVVVEQLEESRQRLSRLVEKLEEMRERDLKLNVKLKDNIMQLNQEISDREKAEAERQATFERLKIEMQEREQTQIQLEQQSSFLRSFLDASPDLVFYRNEDKEFSGCNRAMELLTGKSEKQLIHLKPQDVYSPEAAQKVIETDEKVFRHNVSLTYEQWLDYPDGRKACFEIRKVPYYDRVGKRHGLMGFGRDITERKRYQDALERASRDKTTFISTISHELRTPLNGIVGLSRILLDTDLAPEQEKYLKTIHVSAVTLGNIFNDIIDMDKMERRKVQLDNQPLDFTSFLADLENLSGLQAHQKGLRFELEPTLPLPHQVITDGTRLRQILWNLISNAVKFTREGQVTVRVRYDEGEILHFEVQDSGIGIPRDEQDKIFAMYYQVKDSHGGKPATGTGIGLAVSRRLAKSMGGDITVSSQPGSGSLFTLTVHAPAVAEEVDDAFEEDEMPLPALHVLLVEDIELNVIVARSVLEKLGNSVDVAMTGSAALEMFAPGEYDLVLLDIQLPDMTGLDISRALTSRYSRDELPPLVALTANVLKDKQEYLDAGMDDVLSKPLAVPALTAMIKKFWDAGDEEEEQVTTIDNEKAQTLLDTAMLEQYLELVGPKLITDGLTVFEKMMPGYLSVLESNLTARDQKGIVEEGHKIKGAAGSVGLRHLQQLGQQIQSPDLPAWWDNVGEWVEEMKQEWRNDVAVLKAWVADAAKK; from the coding sequence ATGAAGCAAATCCGTTTACTGGCGCAATATTACGTCGACCTGATGATGAAGCTGGGTCTGGTGCGCTTTTCCATGCTGTTAGCGCTGGCGCTGGTGGTGCTGGCCATCGTAGTGCAAATGGCCGTCACGATGGTGTTGCAGGGGCAGGTTGAGCGTATCGACGTCATCCGCTCTATCTTCTTTGGTCTGCTGATCACCCCCTGGGCGGTCTACTTCTTATCGGTCGTAGTCGAGCAACTGGAGGAGTCACGCCAGCGCTTATCGCGGCTGGTAGAGAAGCTGGAAGAGATGCGCGAGCGCGATCTTAAGCTCAACGTGAAGCTTAAAGACAATATCATGCAGCTTAATCAGGAGATCAGCGATCGCGAGAAGGCCGAAGCGGAGCGACAGGCCACCTTTGAGCGGCTGAAGATCGAGATGCAGGAGCGCGAGCAGACACAGATCCAGCTCGAACAGCAATCCTCCTTTCTGCGCTCTTTCCTTGATGCTTCGCCCGACCTGGTCTTCTATCGCAATGAAGATAAAGAGTTTTCCGGCTGCAACCGCGCCATGGAGCTGCTCACCGGCAAAAGCGAAAAGCAGTTGATTCACCTCAAGCCGCAGGATGTCTACTCGCCGGAGGCGGCGCAAAAAGTGATCGAAACCGACGAGAAAGTGTTTCGTCACAATGTCTCGCTCACCTATGAGCAGTGGCTTGATTACCCCGACGGGCGCAAAGCCTGCTTTGAAATTCGCAAAGTTCCCTATTATGACCGGGTCGGTAAACGCCACGGGTTGATGGGCTTCGGGCGCGATATTACCGAGCGTAAGCGCTATCAGGACGCGCTGGAACGCGCCAGCCGCGACAAAACCACCTTTATCTCCACCATCAGCCACGAACTGCGTACGCCGCTTAACGGCATCGTCGGTTTAAGCCGCATTCTGCTGGATACCGATCTGGCGCCTGAACAGGAGAAGTACCTCAAAACGATCCATGTCTCGGCGGTGACGCTGGGCAATATCTTCAACGATATTATCGACATGGATAAGATGGAGCGGCGCAAAGTGCAGCTTGATAACCAGCCGCTCGACTTCACCAGCTTCCTTGCGGATCTGGAGAACCTCTCCGGGCTGCAGGCGCATCAAAAAGGGCTGCGTTTCGAGCTGGAGCCGACGCTACCGCTGCCGCACCAGGTGATCACCGACGGCACCCGTTTGCGGCAGATCCTCTGGAACCTGATTAGCAACGCCGTCAAATTTACCCGCGAAGGGCAGGTGACGGTGCGCGTGCGCTATGACGAAGGTGAGATCCTGCACTTCGAAGTGCAGGACTCCGGGATTGGCATTCCGCGCGATGAGCAGGACAAAATCTTCGCCATGTATTACCAGGTGAAAGATAGCCACGGTGGCAAACCGGCCACCGGTACCGGCATCGGGCTTGCGGTCTCACGCCGTCTGGCGAAAAGTATGGGCGGCGATATTACCGTCAGCAGCCAGCCCGGCAGTGGTTCGCTCTTTACGCTGACAGTCCATGCGCCAGCGGTAGCTGAAGAGGTCGACGATGCTTTCGAAGAGGATGAGATGCCCTTACCGGCGCTGCATGTGCTGCTGGTGGAGGATATCGAACTCAACGTGATTGTCGCGCGTTCGGTGCTGGAGAAACTCGGCAACAGTGTCGATGTGGCGATGACCGGCAGCGCCGCGCTGGAAATGTTTGCGCCGGGCGAATATGACCTGGTGCTGCTTGATATTCAGCTGCCGGATATGACCGGGCTGGATATCTCGCGGGCGCTGACCAGCCGCTATTCGCGCGACGAGCTGCCGCCGCTGGTGGCGTTAACCGCAAACGTGCTGAAAGATAAGCAGGAGTATCTGGATGCGGGCATGGACGATGTCTTAAGCAAACCGCTGGCGGTGCCAGCATTAACGGCGATGATCAAGAAGTTCTGGGATGCCGGAGATGAGGAGGAGGAGCAGGTGACCACGATAGACAACGAGAAGGCACAAACTCTGCTGGATACCGCCATGCTTGAGCAGTACCTCGAGCTGGTTGGGCCGAAGTTGATTACCGATGGGCTGACGGTGTTTGAGAAGATGATGCCGGGCTACCTGAGCGTGCTGGAGTCGAACCTCACCGCGCGCGACCAGAAAGGGATTGTCGAAGAGGGTCACAAAATTAAGGGCGCTGCCGGATCCGTCGGCCTGCGCCATCTGCAGCAGTTAGGCCAGCAGATCCAGTCTCCGGATCTTCCCGCCTGGTGGGATAATGTCGGCGAATGGGTGGAAGAGATGAAGCAGGAGTGGCGCAATGATGTCGCCGTGCTCAAAGCCTGGGTGGCAGACGCTGCAAAAAAATGA
- a CDS encoding glutamate synthase small subunit: protein MSQNVYQFIDLQRVDPAKKPLKLRKIAFVEIYEPFSEGQAKAQADRCLACGNPYCEWKCPVHNYIPNWLKLANEGRIFEAAELSHQTNTLPEVCGRVCPQDRLCEGSCTLNDEFGAVTIGNIERYINDKAFEMGWRPDLTGVKQTDKRVAIIGAGPAGLACADVLTRNGVKAVVYDRHPEIGGLLTFGIPAFKLEKEVMTRRREIFTGMGIEFQLNTEVGRDVQIDDLLKEYDAVFLGVGTYQSMRGGLENEDAQGVFDALPFLIANTRQIMGYGETPSEPYISMEGKRVVVLGGGDTAMDCVRTSVRQGATHVICAYRRDEENMPGSRREVKNAREEGVEFQFNVQPLGIEVNANGKVSGVKMARTEMGAPDEKGRRRAEIVAGSEHIVPADAVVMAFGFRPHSMEWLAKHSVELDSQGRVIAPEGSDNAFQTSNPKIFAGGDIVRGSDLVVTAIAEGRKAADGIMNYLEV, encoded by the coding sequence ATGAGTCAGAACGTTTACCAATTTATCGACTTACAGCGCGTTGATCCGGCAAAGAAACCGCTGAAGCTGCGTAAGATTGCCTTTGTCGAGATCTACGAGCCCTTCTCCGAAGGGCAAGCGAAAGCGCAGGCTGACCGCTGTCTCGCCTGCGGTAACCCCTACTGCGAGTGGAAGTGCCCGGTTCATAACTACATCCCGAACTGGCTGAAGCTGGCGAATGAAGGGCGTATTTTTGAGGCGGCAGAACTGTCGCATCAGACCAACACCCTGCCGGAAGTGTGCGGGCGCGTCTGCCCGCAGGATCGCCTGTGTGAAGGCTCCTGTACGCTGAACGACGAGTTCGGTGCGGTGACCATCGGCAATATCGAGCGCTATATCAATGATAAAGCCTTCGAGATGGGCTGGCGTCCCGACCTGACCGGCGTGAAGCAGACCGACAAACGCGTGGCGATTATCGGCGCGGGTCCGGCTGGTCTGGCGTGCGCGGATGTACTGACCCGTAACGGCGTGAAAGCGGTGGTCTATGATCGTCACCCGGAGATTGGCGGCCTGCTGACCTTTGGTATTCCGGCCTTCAAGCTGGAGAAAGAGGTGATGACGCGTCGCCGTGAAATTTTCACCGGCATGGGCATTGAGTTTCAGCTCAACACCGAAGTGGGCCGCGATGTGCAGATTGACGATCTGCTGAAAGAGTACGACGCCGTGTTCCTTGGCGTTGGCACCTATCAGTCGATGCGTGGCGGCCTTGAGAACGAAGATGCGCAGGGCGTGTTTGATGCGCTGCCGTTCCTGATTGCCAACACCAGGCAGATCATGGGCTATGGCGAAACGCCGTCAGAACCCTATATCAGCATGGAAGGCAAACGCGTCGTGGTGCTAGGCGGGGGCGATACCGCGATGGACTGCGTGCGTACCTCGGTGCGTCAGGGTGCAACCCACGTAATCTGTGCCTATCGTCGTGATGAAGAGAATATGCCAGGCTCACGCCGCGAAGTGAAAAACGCCCGTGAAGAGGGCGTTGAGTTCCAGTTCAACGTGCAGCCGCTGGGGATTGAAGTGAATGCCAACGGTAAAGTGAGCGGCGTGAAGATGGCGCGCACCGAAATGGGCGCACCGGATGAGAAAGGCCGTCGCCGCGCGGAGATCGTTGCTGGCTCTGAGCACATTGTTCCGGCCGATGCCGTGGTGATGGCGTTTGGTTTCCGCCCGCACAGCATGGAGTGGCTGGCGAAACACAGCGTTGAGCTCGATTCACAGGGCCGCGTGATTGCCCCGGAAGGCAGCGATAACGCATTCCAGACCAGCAACCCTAAAATCTTCGCTGGTGGCGATATCGTACGCGGTTCCGATCTGGTGGTGACAGCGATTGCCGAAGGGCGTAAAGCCGCAGACGGCATCATGAACTATCTCGAAGTGTAA
- a CDS encoding TIGR01212 family radical SAM protein (This family includes YhcC from E. coli K-12, an uncharacterized radical SAM protein.): MQLQKLVNMFGGDLARRYGEKVHKLTLHGGFSCPNRDGTLGRGGCTFCNVASFADETQQYRSIAVQLAEQAQRVNRARRYLAYFQAYTSTWAEVQVLREMYQQALSQANMVGLCVGTRPDCVPEAVLDLLCEYRQQGFEVWLELGLQTAHDKTLHRINRGHDFACYQNTARLARERGLKVCTHLIAGLPGERLPDCMVTLERVVEAGVDGIKLHPLHIVKGSTMAKAWEAGRLNAIGLEEYTTIAGEMIRHTPPEVIYHRVCASARRPTLLAPLWCENRWTGMVELNTYLAAHGGQGSALGRGWTLPA; this comes from the coding sequence ATGCAGTTACAAAAATTAGTCAATATGTTTGGTGGGGATCTTGCCCGTCGCTATGGCGAAAAAGTTCATAAGCTGACGCTGCACGGCGGTTTTAGCTGCCCAAACCGCGATGGCACGCTGGGCCGCGGCGGCTGCACCTTCTGCAATGTTGCCTCCTTTGCCGATGAGACGCAGCAGTATCGCTCAATTGCAGTACAGCTTGCCGAACAGGCGCAGCGCGTTAACCGCGCCCGGCGCTATCTCGCCTATTTTCAGGCCTACACCAGCACCTGGGCGGAAGTGCAGGTGCTGCGCGAGATGTACCAGCAGGCGCTGAGCCAGGCCAATATGGTTGGGCTGTGCGTCGGAACACGTCCCGACTGCGTGCCGGAGGCAGTGCTGGATCTGCTGTGCGAATACCGCCAGCAGGGCTTTGAGGTGTGGCTGGAGCTGGGGTTACAAACCGCGCACGATAAAACTCTGCACCGCATCAATCGTGGCCACGATTTCGCCTGTTATCAAAACACCGCGCGGCTCGCCCGCGAGCGCGGCCTGAAGGTCTGTACCCATCTCATCGCTGGCCTGCCGGGCGAGCGGTTGCCGGATTGCATGGTGACGCTTGAGCGCGTGGTCGAGGCCGGCGTCGACGGCATCAAGCTGCACCCACTGCATATTGTCAAAGGCAGCACTATGGCAAAAGCCTGGGAAGCGGGGCGCCTTAACGCCATCGGGCTTGAGGAGTACACCACCATTGCTGGCGAGATGATTCGCCACACGCCGCCAGAGGTAATCTACCACCGCGTGTGTGCCAGCGCGCGGCGTCCCACTTTGCTTGCGCCGCTGTGGTGCGAAAACCGCTGGACCGGCATGGTTGAACTTAACACCTACCTTGCTGCCCACGGCGGCCAGGGCTCGGCGCTGGGGCGCGGCTGGACACTACCCGCCTGA
- the gltB gene encoding glutamate synthase large subunit, which yields MLYDKSLERDNCGFGLIAHIEGEPSHKVVRTAIHALARMQHRGAILADGKTGDGCGLLLQKPDRFFRIVAEERGWRLAKNYAVGMLFLNQDPEKAAASRRVVEEELQRETLSLVGWRDVPTNEGVLGEIALSSLPRIEQVFVNAPAGWRPRDMERRLFIARRRIEKRLQEDKEFYVCSLSNLVNIYKGLCMPADLPRFYLDLADLRLESAICLFHQRFSTNTVPRWPLAQPFRYLAHNGEINTITGNRQWARARTYKFQTPLIPDLHDAAPFVNETGSDSSSMDNMLELLLAGGMDIVRAMRLLVPPAWQNNPEMDPDLRSFFDFNSMHMEPWDGPAGIVMSDGRFAACNLDRNGLRPARYVITKDKLITCASEVGIWDYQPDEVVEKGRVGPGELMVIDTRGGRILHSAETDDDLKSRHPYKEWMEKNVRRLVPFEDLSDDEVGIREMDDDLLTSYQKQFNYSFEELDSVIRVLGENGQEAVGSMGDDTPFAVLSSQPRIIYDYFRQQFAQVTNPPIDPLREAHVMSLATSIGREMNVFCEAEGQAHRLSFKSPILLYSDFKQLTTMTEEHYRADTLDITFDATATTLEETIKALCDKAEEMVRAGTVLLVLSDRNIAKNRLPVPAPMAVGAIQARLVDKNLRCDANIIVETASARDPHHFAVLLGFGATAIYPYLAYETLAKLIDSKAIEKDYRTVMLNYRNGINKGLYKIMSKMGISTIASYRCSKLFEAVGLHDDVTELCFQGVVSRIGGASFPDFQQDLLNLSKRAWLARKPLEQGGLLKYVHGGEYHAYNPDVVRTLQRAVESGDYSDYQQYAKLVNERPAATLRDLLAITPGSEAVSLNDVEPATELFKRFDTAAMSIGALSPEAHEALAEAMNSLGGFSNSGEGGEDPARYGTNKVSRIKQVASGRFGVTPAYLVNADVIQIKVAQGAKPGEGGQLPGDKVTPYIAKLRYSVPGVTLISPPPHHDIYSIEDLAQLIFDLKQVNPKALISVKLVSEPGVGTIATGVAKAYADLITIAGYDGGTGASPLSSVKYAGCPWELGLVETQQALVANGLRHKIRLQVDGGLKTGQDIIKAAILGAESFGFGTGPMVALGCKYLRICHLNNCATGVATQDDKLRKNHYHGLPFKVTNYFEFIARETRELMAQLGVKRLVDLIGRTDLLKELDGFTARQQKLDLSKLLETAEPHAGKALYCTESNPPFDNGVLNAQLLQQAKPFVDERQSKTFWFDIRNTDRSVGALLSGYIAQTHGDQGLASDPIKAYFSGTAGQSFGVWNAGGVELYLTGDANDYVGKGMAGGLLAVRPPVGSAFRSHEASIIGNTCLYGATGGRLYAAGRAGERFAVRNSGAITVVEGIGDNGCEYMTGGIVCVLGKTGVNFGAGMTGGFAYVLDEDGEFRKRVNPELVEVLSVDDLAIHEEHLRGLITEHVQHTGSQRGEEMLANWPTFAAKFALVKPKSSDVKALLGHRSRSAAELRVQAQ from the coding sequence ATGTTGTACGATAAATCTCTTGAGAGAGATAACTGTGGTTTCGGCCTGATCGCCCACATAGAAGGCGAACCTAGCCACAAGGTAGTGCGTACCGCTATTCACGCACTGGCCCGCATGCAGCACCGCGGCGCGATCCTTGCCGATGGTAAAACCGGCGACGGTTGCGGCCTGCTGTTGCAAAAACCTGACCGTTTCTTCCGCATCGTCGCCGAAGAGCGCGGCTGGCGTTTAGCTAAAAATTACGCCGTCGGCATGCTGTTCCTCAATCAGGATCCGGAAAAAGCGGCTGCATCGCGTCGTGTTGTAGAAGAAGAACTTCAGCGTGAGACTCTCTCGCTCGTTGGCTGGCGCGATGTGCCGACCAACGAAGGCGTACTCGGTGAAATCGCCCTCTCCTCACTGCCTCGTATTGAGCAAGTTTTCGTAAACGCCCCGGCCGGCTGGCGTCCGCGCGATATGGAGCGCCGCCTCTTTATTGCCCGCCGCCGCATTGAAAAGCGTTTACAGGAGGATAAAGAGTTCTACGTCTGTAGCCTCTCTAACCTCGTCAACATCTATAAAGGTCTCTGTATGCCGGCGGATCTGCCGCGCTTCTACCTGGACCTGGCGGACCTGCGTCTGGAATCGGCCATCTGCCTCTTCCACCAGCGCTTCTCCACCAACACCGTGCCGCGCTGGCCGCTGGCGCAGCCTTTCCGCTACCTGGCGCACAACGGTGAAATCAATACTATTACCGGTAACCGCCAGTGGGCGCGCGCGCGTACCTACAAATTCCAGACACCGCTGATCCCCGATCTGCATGATGCCGCACCGTTCGTGAACGAAACCGGCTCTGACTCCAGTTCAATGGATAACATGCTGGAACTGCTGTTAGCGGGCGGGATGGATATCGTGCGTGCCATGCGTTTACTGGTGCCGCCAGCCTGGCAGAACAACCCGGAGATGGATCCGGATCTGCGCAGCTTCTTCGACTTTAACTCCATGCATATGGAGCCGTGGGATGGTCCGGCGGGCATCGTTATGTCTGATGGGCGTTTTGCCGCCTGTAACCTCGACCGTAACGGTCTGCGTCCGGCGCGCTACGTCATCACCAAAGATAAACTCATCACTTGCGCTTCTGAAGTGGGCATCTGGGATTACCAGCCGGATGAAGTGGTCGAAAAAGGCCGCGTTGGGCCAGGCGAACTGATGGTTATCGATACCCGTGGCGGGCGCATTCTGCACTCTGCCGAGACCGATGACGATCTGAAAAGCCGCCACCCGTATAAAGAGTGGATGGAGAAAAACGTCCGCCGCCTGGTGCCGTTTGAAGATCTCTCCGACGACGAAGTCGGCATCCGCGAAATGGATGACGATCTGCTCACCAGCTACCAGAAACAGTTTAACTACAGCTTTGAAGAGCTGGACTCGGTGATCCGCGTGCTGGGCGAGAACGGCCAGGAAGCGGTCGGCTCCATGGGCGATGATACGCCGTTCGCCGTGCTCTCCAGCCAGCCGCGCATCATTTATGACTACTTCCGCCAGCAATTTGCGCAGGTGACTAACCCGCCTATCGATCCGCTGCGCGAAGCGCATGTGATGTCGCTGGCGACCAGCATCGGCCGTGAAATGAATGTCTTCTGTGAAGCGGAAGGCCAGGCGCACCGTCTGAGCTTCAAATCGCCGATTCTGCTCTACTCCGACTTCAAACAGCTCACCACCATGACCGAGGAGCACTATCGCGCGGATACGCTCGATATCACCTTCGACGCCACGGCGACGACGCTGGAAGAGACCATCAAAGCCCTGTGCGACAAAGCGGAAGAGATGGTGCGCGCGGGCACCGTGCTGCTGGTGCTCTCCGACCGTAATATCGCCAAAAACCGCCTGCCGGTTCCGGCGCCAATGGCCGTTGGTGCGATTCAGGCGCGCCTGGTGGATAAGAACCTGCGCTGCGACGCCAACATCATTGTTGAAACCGCCAGTGCCCGCGATCCGCACCACTTTGCGGTGCTGCTGGGCTTCGGCGCGACGGCGATCTACCCCTACCTGGCGTATGAAACGCTGGCGAAGCTTATCGACAGCAAAGCGATTGAGAAAGATTACCGCACGGTGATGCTCAACTACCGCAACGGCATCAACAAAGGGCTGTATAAGATCATGTCCAAAATGGGCATCTCGACTATCGCCTCTTACCGCTGTTCAAAGCTGTTTGAAGCGGTCGGCCTGCATGATGATGTCACCGAGCTCTGCTTCCAGGGCGTGGTTAGCCGTATCGGCGGTGCCAGCTTCCCGGACTTCCAGCAGGATCTGTTGAACCTCTCTAAACGTGCCTGGCTGGCGCGCAAACCGCTGGAGCAAGGCGGCTTGCTGAAGTACGTTCACGGCGGCGAATACCACGCCTACAACCCGGACGTGGTGCGCACGCTGCAACGAGCGGTTGAGAGCGGCGACTACAGCGACTATCAGCAGTATGCGAAGCTGGTGAACGAGCGTCCGGCGGCAACGCTGCGCGACCTGCTGGCCATTACGCCGGGCAGTGAAGCGGTAAGCCTTAACGACGTTGAACCGGCGACAGAGCTGTTTAAACGCTTTGATACGGCGGCGATGTCTATCGGCGCGCTCAGCCCGGAAGCACACGAAGCGCTGGCGGAAGCGATGAACAGCCTCGGCGGCTTCTCCAACTCCGGCGAAGGCGGCGAAGATCCGGCGCGCTACGGCACCAACAAAGTGTCGCGCATCAAGCAGGTCGCTTCGGGTCGCTTTGGCGTCACGCCAGCCTACCTGGTGAACGCCGATGTTATCCAGATTAAAGTGGCGCAGGGCGCGAAGCCGGGCGAAGGCGGTCAGTTGCCGGGGGATAAAGTGACCCCCTATATCGCCAAGCTGCGTTACTCCGTTCCGGGCGTGACGCTGATTTCGCCGCCGCCGCATCACGATATCTACTCGATCGAGGATCTGGCGCAGCTGATTTTCGACCTGAAACAGGTTAACCCGAAGGCGCTGATCTCCGTCAAACTGGTTTCCGAACCGGGTGTCGGCACCATCGCGACCGGCGTGGCAAAAGCCTATGCCGATCTGATCACCATTGCCGGTTACGACGGCGGCACCGGCGCAAGCCCACTCTCCTCCGTGAAATACGCGGGCTGCCCGTGGGAACTTGGCCTGGTTGAAACCCAGCAGGCGCTGGTGGCGAACGGTCTGCGCCATAAAATCCGTCTTCAGGTCGATGGCGGCCTGAAAACCGGCCAGGACATTATCAAAGCGGCAATTCTGGGCGCAGAGAGCTTCGGCTTCGGTACCGGCCCGATGGTGGCGCTGGGCTGTAAATATCTGCGTATTTGTCACCTCAACAACTGTGCGACCGGTGTGGCAACTCAGGATGATAAGCTGCGTAAGAACCACTATCACGGCCTGCCGTTCAAAGTGACCAACTACTTTGAATTTATCGCCCGTGAAACCCGCGAGCTGATGGCGCAGCTGGGCGTGAAACGCCTGGTGGATCTGATTGGCCGCACCGACCTGCTGAAAGAGCTTGATGGCTTTACCGCGCGTCAGCAGAAGCTGGATCTCTCCAAACTGCTGGAGACCGCTGAACCGCATGCCGGCAAAGCGCTCTACTGCACCGAGAGCAACCCACCGTTTGACAATGGCGTGCTGAATGCTCAGCTGTTGCAGCAGGCGAAACCGTTTGTTGATGAGCGCCAGAGCAAAACCTTCTGGTTTGATATCCGCAACACCGACCGCTCGGTGGGCGCGCTGCTCTCTGGTTATATCGCCCAGACACATGGCGATCAGGGCCTGGCATCGGACCCGATTAAAGCCTACTTCAGCGGTACCGCAGGCCAGAGCTTCGGCGTCTGGAACGCGGGCGGCGTTGAGCTTTACCTCACCGGCGATGCCAACGACTATGTTGGTAAAGGCATGGCGGGCGGGCTGCTGGCGGTGCGTCCGCCGGTCGGTTCGGCGTTCCGTAGCCACGAAGCGAGCATTATCGGTAACACCTGCCTGTATGGCGCAACCGGCGGTCGTCTCTACGCCGCAGGCCGCGCGGGCGAGCGTTTCGCCGTGCGTAACTCCGGTGCGATCACTGTGGTTGAAGGCATTGGTGACAATGGCTGTGAATATATGACGGGCGGTATCGTCTGCGTACTCGGCAAAACCGGCGTCAACTTTGGCGCGGGCATGACCGGCGGCTTCGCCTACGTGCTGGATGAAGATGGCGAGTTCCGCAAGCGCGTGAACCCGGAGCTGGTGGAAGTGCTGAGCGTTGATGATCTGGCGATCCACGAAGAGCATCTGCGTGGGTTGATTACCGAGCATGTGCAGCACACCGGTTCGCAGCGCGGCGAAGAGATGCTGGCCAACTGGCCGACATTTGCCGCCAAATTTGCCCTGGTTAAGCCGAAGTCCAGCGATGTGAAAGCGCTGTTGGGCCACCGTAGTCGTAGCGCGGCAGAGTTGCGCGTGCAGGCGCAGTAA
- the sspB gene encoding ClpXP protease specificity-enhancing factor has product MDLSQLSPRRPYLLRAFYEWLLDNQLTPHLVVDVTLPGVRVPMEYARDGQIVLNIAPRAVGNLELGNDEVRFNARFGGVPRQVEVPMAAVLAVYARENGAGTMFEPETAYDEELVSLNDDGEMPEQENETVMSVIDGDKPDHAVDQDSDPDDDPPPRGGRPSLRVVK; this is encoded by the coding sequence ATGGATTTGTCGCAACTGTCTCCACGCCGCCCGTATTTGCTGCGGGCCTTTTACGAATGGCTGCTGGATAACCAGCTGACGCCGCATCTGGTTGTTGATGTGACGTTGCCGGGCGTACGCGTGCCGATGGAGTATGCGCGTGACGGCCAGATCGTGTTAAACATCGCACCGCGTGCGGTGGGCAACCTGGAGCTGGGCAACGATGAAGTGCGCTTCAACGCGCGTTTCGGCGGTGTGCCACGCCAGGTGGAAGTGCCGATGGCTGCGGTACTGGCCGTTTATGCCCGTGAAAACGGTGCCGGCACCATGTTTGAGCCAGAAACCGCCTACGACGAAGAGCTCGTCAGTCTCAACGATGATGGTGAGATGCCCGAGCAGGAGAACGAGACGGTGATGTCGGTTATTGACGGTGATAAACCCGATCATGCAGTGGATCAGGATAGCGATCCGGATGACGATCCGCCGCCGCGCGGTGGGCGTCCATCGCTGCGTGTGGTGAAATAA
- the elbB gene encoding isoprenoid biosynthesis glyoxalase ElbB, giving the protein MKRVGVVLSGSGVYDGSEIHEAVITLLALARSGAEAVCFAPDKAQSDVINHLTGEGMAESRNVLVEAARIARGNIAPLSQASVNDLDALIVPGGFGAAKNLSSFASLGGDCEVDSDLKTLALAMHQAGKPLGFMCIAPAALPKIFDFPLRLTIGTDVDTAEVLEEMGAEHVPCPVDDIVVDEENRVVTTPAYMLAEDIAQAATGIEKLVARVLVLCE; this is encoded by the coding sequence ATGAAAAGAGTCGGCGTTGTTCTTAGTGGATCTGGCGTGTATGACGGTTCCGAGATCCATGAAGCAGTAATTACCCTGCTGGCGCTTGCCCGTAGCGGCGCAGAAGCCGTCTGTTTTGCGCCAGATAAAGCGCAAAGTGATGTCATCAATCACCTCACCGGCGAAGGTATGGCGGAAAGCCGTAACGTGCTGGTGGAAGCCGCCCGCATTGCCCGCGGCAACATCGCGCCGCTTTCGCAGGCATCGGTAAACGATCTGGATGCGCTGATTGTCCCCGGCGGCTTTGGCGCGGCGAAAAACCTCAGCAGCTTTGCCAGCCTCGGCGGCGACTGTGAAGTGGATAGCGATCTGAAAACCCTCGCGCTGGCGATGCACCAGGCTGGAAAACCGCTCGGGTTTATGTGCATTGCACCGGCGGCGCTGCCAAAGATTTTCGACTTCCCGCTGCGTCTCACCATCGGAACCGATGTCGACACTGCCGAAGTTTTGGAAGAGATGGGCGCCGAGCACGTACCGTGTCCGGTGGACGATATCGTTGTCGATGAAGAGAACAGAGTGGTGACCACTCCGGCCTATATGCTGGCGGAAGATATTGCCCAGGCGGCGACAGGGATTGAGAAGCTGGTAGCGCGCGTGCTGGTACTGTGCGAATGA